One genomic segment of Pandoraea thiooxydans includes these proteins:
- a CDS encoding PDR/VanB family oxidoreductase — protein sequence MSAISVRVVAAEAIAEGIRRLRLVPCDAAALPTWEPGSHIDLHLGEDMIRQYSLCGSLADTSAYEVAVKLEPESRGGSKFVHSSLSEGCELTISAPRNHFRVEYGATRSVLMAGGIGITPIISMARLLYQREQRFDLLYFCRSEAHAAFRDELTAGVLGERCRMLFGLDRGAVEATLGQALRDWVPGCHLYLCGPQPFMDTVRAVAKSLGWPEEAVHLEYFAGTATPPAAESTTSFELTLARSGRTLAIPAEKTIVDVLREEGIEIDTSCEQGVCGTCVVQVLEGQPDHQDCFLTAQEKARGDCMAVCVSRSRSKSLVVDL from the coding sequence ATGAGTGCCATTTCTGTACGAGTTGTTGCCGCCGAAGCTATCGCCGAAGGCATTCGCCGCTTGCGCCTAGTACCCTGCGACGCTGCTGCCCTGCCCACGTGGGAGCCCGGTTCACACATCGACCTGCATCTGGGTGAGGACATGATCCGCCAGTACTCCCTGTGCGGATCGCTCGCCGACACGTCGGCTTATGAAGTTGCCGTGAAGCTCGAGCCCGAGTCGCGTGGCGGCTCAAAGTTCGTTCATTCGTCGTTGAGCGAAGGCTGCGAACTCACCATCTCAGCGCCGCGCAATCATTTCCGGGTGGAATACGGAGCGACTCGCAGCGTGCTGATGGCTGGTGGGATCGGGATCACGCCGATCATCAGCATGGCGCGGCTGCTCTACCAGCGCGAGCAGCGATTTGACCTGCTGTACTTCTGCCGCTCGGAAGCGCATGCGGCGTTTCGCGATGAATTGACGGCCGGCGTCCTCGGCGAGCGCTGCCGGATGCTGTTCGGTCTGGACAGAGGCGCTGTCGAGGCGACGTTGGGACAGGCGCTTCGCGATTGGGTGCCAGGGTGCCATCTGTATCTTTGCGGACCGCAGCCGTTCATGGACACAGTGCGCGCCGTAGCCAAAAGCCTCGGCTGGCCTGAAGAGGCTGTGCACCTCGAATACTTTGCGGGGACGGCCACACCGCCGGCCGCTGAGTCGACGACATCGTTTGAGCTGACCCTCGCGCGCAGTGGCCGCACATTGGCCATTCCAGCAGAGAAAACGATTGTTGACGTGTTGCGCGAGGAGGGCATTGAGATTGATACCTCTTGCGAGCAGGGCGTGTGCGGAACCTGCGTGGTGCAAGTGCTGGAAGGGCAGCCCGATCATCAGGATTGCTTTCTGACTGCGCAGGAGAAGGCACGGGGTGATTGCATGGCGGTCTGTGTCTCGCGATCTCGTTCGAAGTCGTTGGTAGTAGATCTATAG
- a CDS encoding OmpP1/FadL family transporter: protein MVSALATLHAQEALAVDGIALTGTGVMAAGMGGTSIAFPQDSTAAADNPAGMGLIGSRTDFGIQLLEPLTDFDYGSPSNHLHTGKVYPVPNGGANWQISPRLTLGVSLFGVGVGTSYGRPALPIAGAGVAQSSLQTVIAAPTITWRLTPHNIIGASLALAYERFSANGAIVPTDSGGLQPLPSHGISNAFGYGVRLGYIWQPTSAFTFGASYASRIRMSRLSGYDDDLLAAGGGRIDIGAQYGVGIAYRIVPSLTLAADWLHLEFSNTVVGSAQGFGWQNQDIFRVGAAWNVNSRWTLRAGFSRGNHPIGPSVVAQNLLAAMPCSTSVSAGATWRLNKADDISGVVEYDFATNVKGTGASAGFDMRTRAEIIGVSYGHRF from the coding sequence ATGGTAAGCGCGCTGGCGACTCTGCATGCGCAGGAAGCGCTGGCCGTCGACGGCATCGCGCTGACCGGTACCGGGGTCATGGCCGCCGGAATGGGCGGAACGTCGATCGCGTTCCCGCAGGACAGCACAGCGGCCGCAGACAATCCCGCTGGCATGGGGTTGATCGGCTCGCGAACCGACTTCGGCATCCAGTTGCTGGAACCGCTGACTGACTTTGACTACGGCAGTCCTTCCAACCATTTACATACCGGCAAGGTTTATCCGGTCCCCAACGGCGGCGCGAACTGGCAGATTTCGCCGCGGCTGACGCTTGGTGTATCGCTGTTCGGCGTAGGAGTGGGAACGAGCTACGGTCGTCCTGCGCTTCCGATCGCCGGCGCGGGCGTCGCCCAGTCGAGTCTGCAAACGGTGATCGCCGCGCCGACCATAACGTGGCGCCTGACCCCGCACAACATTATCGGTGCGAGTCTAGCGCTCGCATATGAGCGGTTTTCCGCGAATGGCGCGATTGTGCCGACCGACAGCGGAGGCTTGCAGCCGCTACCGTCACACGGAATATCTAACGCGTTCGGTTACGGCGTGCGGCTCGGCTACATCTGGCAGCCGACCTCGGCGTTCACATTCGGTGCGAGCTACGCGAGTCGTATCCGCATGAGCCGGCTCTCGGGCTACGACGACGACCTCCTGGCGGCGGGCGGCGGCCGGATTGACATCGGCGCACAGTACGGCGTCGGCATCGCGTATCGAATCGTGCCCAGTCTGACGCTGGCGGCAGACTGGTTGCACCTCGAGTTTTCCAACACCGTTGTCGGTTCGGCACAGGGTTTCGGCTGGCAGAATCAGGACATTTTCCGAGTGGGTGCCGCGTGGAACGTCAATTCGCGATGGACGTTGCGCGCCGGATTTTCTCGCGGCAATCATCCGATCGGGCCGTCGGTCGTCGCCCAGAATCTGCTCGCCGCGATGCCGTGCTCGACGTCTGTGTCGGCCGGCGCCACCTGGCGTCTCAATAAGGCCGATGACATCAGCGGTGTCGTTGAATATGACTTTGCGACGAACGTGAAGGGCACCGGCGCAAGCGCCGGATTCGACATGCGGACGAGAGCGGAAATCATCGGCGTGAGCTACGGCCATCGTTTCTAG
- a CDS encoding aldehyde dehydrogenase has product MRSRFYIDGRWMAPDAAGSVDVVAPSSGQLFATAALASASDIDRAVDAARRAFDTGPWPNMSGAERAACMKRMSAALASRMGLLSRLWTAEVGAPVWFSNQFAPTAVAMLDYYAELASTFAFEERRKTRAGHARIVRHPVGVAALIAPWNAQLPILSYKLGAALAAGCTVVVKAPPETPFDALVVAECAHEAGLPPGVLNVITADAQGGAHLVGKREVDKVSFTGSTATGKLIAKTCADRLTRVTLELGGKSAAVVLDDAVLEPTLAALAPFTMPFSGQICFAQTRILVPRQRERAFVDAYSAIANGLTVGDPWDVTTQIGPVASRRQLERVLEYIETGRREGARVTAGGGRHDQRGEGFFVQPTVFAGVTPDMTIAREEIFGPVVSIIAYDDVEQAIAIANDTDFGLSGTVFTADAEVGYAVARRIKSGNVSVNGLEMAPNVPFGGFKQSGVGREGGPEGLCAFLEEQAIYLAVDAGLQAG; this is encoded by the coding sequence GTGCGCTCCCGTTTTTATATCGACGGCCGCTGGATGGCGCCGGATGCTGCCGGCTCGGTCGATGTTGTCGCGCCGTCGAGTGGACAGTTGTTTGCCACGGCGGCGCTCGCAAGCGCCTCGGACATCGACCGTGCGGTCGACGCGGCAAGGCGCGCGTTCGATACCGGCCCATGGCCAAACATGTCCGGCGCCGAGCGCGCCGCCTGCATGAAGCGAATGTCGGCCGCTCTGGCATCCCGTATGGGCCTACTATCGCGGCTATGGACTGCCGAAGTCGGCGCGCCCGTCTGGTTTTCGAATCAGTTCGCGCCGACTGCGGTGGCAATGCTCGACTACTACGCCGAACTCGCGTCCACGTTCGCGTTTGAGGAGCGTCGGAAGACGCGAGCGGGTCATGCGCGGATCGTCCGTCATCCGGTCGGCGTCGCCGCGCTAATCGCGCCGTGGAACGCGCAGCTTCCGATTCTTTCATACAAACTCGGTGCCGCGCTCGCCGCGGGCTGCACGGTCGTCGTGAAAGCGCCTCCCGAGACACCATTCGATGCGCTCGTCGTTGCCGAATGCGCACATGAGGCCGGTCTGCCTCCGGGCGTACTAAACGTGATCACGGCCGATGCGCAAGGCGGCGCGCACTTGGTTGGGAAGCGCGAAGTCGACAAAGTGAGCTTCACCGGCAGCACGGCAACGGGCAAGCTTATCGCGAAGACCTGTGCGGACCGTCTCACGCGTGTGACGCTCGAACTTGGCGGAAAGTCGGCAGCGGTCGTGCTCGACGATGCCGTGCTGGAACCGACGCTCGCTGCGCTGGCGCCATTCACCATGCCGTTCTCGGGACAGATCTGCTTCGCGCAGACGCGAATCCTGGTACCACGGCAACGCGAGCGGGCCTTCGTCGACGCTTACAGCGCTATAGCTAACGGATTGACGGTGGGCGACCCGTGGGACGTAACCACACAGATCGGGCCGGTGGCGAGCCGGCGGCAGCTCGAACGCGTCCTCGAATACATCGAAACGGGACGCCGCGAGGGCGCGCGCGTGACCGCGGGCGGCGGTCGCCACGACCAACGGGGCGAAGGCTTCTTCGTACAACCCACGGTCTTCGCCGGCGTCACGCCAGACATGACGATCGCCCGTGAGGAGATTTTCGGACCGGTGGTGTCGATCATCGCGTACGACGACGTCGAACAAGCAATAGCGATCGCCAACGATACCGACTTCGGTCTGAGTGGCACTGTGTTCACGGCCGATGCCGAGGTCGGTTACGCCGTGGCACGCCGGATCAAATCCGGGAACGTCTCGGTCAACGGCCTTGAGATGGCGCCGAACGTGCCGTTCGGCGGCTTCAAACAGTCAGGTGTCGGAAGAGAGGGCGGCCCCGAAGGGCTTTGCGCATTCCTCGAGGAGCAGGCGATCTATCTAGCCGTCGATGCCGGCTTGCAGGCGGGGTGA